The window TATtgccccagcagcagagcagggcagtaGGAGTCTCGCTGTGGCACCAAACTGGTGGAAGGACTTGGTCCCCCAGGGTCTTTTCTGAAGAACTCTCTCCCAGCTTGTCTTCGTACCTGGGGTTTGCCTGTCCTTGGGCAGGGCTTTGTATCTGCCCTTGCTGGACCCCGTGTGGTTCCTGTCAggccatttctccagcctgccaAGGTCCCTCTGAAGAGCAGCCTTGACCTCCAGCATCTGTGCCACCCTCAAAGTCTGTTGTCCGTGGACTTGACAGCAGAAGGAACTGCCCCAGGGCCACCACCTCTCAGTTCTGGTGCACAGGGCTGAGCACCAGTGACAGGTGTTTCTGGGCCTGTTCTTGAccacctcttttctttttttttttttctgctgacagGTTTGACAAGCTGGTGTATGTGGGCATAAATGAAGACCGGGAGTCCCAGCTGCAGGTGCTGAGTGCAGTCACCAGGAAGTGAGTGATGCTGTTCTCCTCTTGCAGCACCCTTCCACCACCTTGCAGTGGGTGGCAGCTTTCCTAGGAGCAGGCCACCCCTTGCTTGAGGATCCTGGCCGTGTGGTGAGGCTGCAGTGCACCAACACAGCAGGAAGGTCCCACTTGCTTTCTGCAAGACTTCCACAAGCACATCAGCTgctttttccagagctgaggGTGAAGGCAGCTCTGTTCATCGTACTGCCTCTTGCCTTGTGATGTTGAGGGGTGCTGTTCAGCCCATGCTCTGTGCATGTTCCTCTGTTTCCCAGAGAAAACACTGGTTGTGTGGGACCCCAACCAGCAGGGCTTGGCTGCTTCTCCAGCTTCTCTGAGCTCCGGAGAGCATCTCTGGAGGCAGAAGAGCAAGCTGTGCAATGTGGGTGTGGAGTTACACCTCAACAGCTGGGTGAGCAGCAGAACAGATGCTCTGCATCTGCCCTAGCTGGGACTTTGTGTCATGGGTCGTTGTCATCACTGCTCCTTTCGAGGACAAGCTAACAGGAGACGTGAGGGCGTGGGCGGGCTGCGAGCATCGTCTCACACCGTGTGGTTTGGCAGCCGTGCCCTCCAGAGCTGTGCGCTCGTTCGTGCCGTAGGAGGCTTGCTGCTGTCTGCCGTGCGGCTCTGATGGGATGGTTTGGTGTTCCAGTGGTTGCTGCTGTCTGTAATTAAGCGTGTTCTTAttcagccctggctgcaggctgtTCCCAGGTGTGCAGAGCGTTTAATTTCCCTGAGTGAGGACTTGAAGTTGCCTTTGATCCTGCTTAGCAGGAGAGAGGACCTCGCTGTGGGGATGTTTCAAAGAGAAGTGACTGTGGTTAAAAAATAGAATAAccaaacaaacataaacaaacaaacaaagccctttgatttttttggaGCGTGCGGAGCAGAGTCCAGAAGTTGCTAAACACGGGGTGTGACTCTGTGGCCTCTGATTCCTCCTGCCCAGTCACTCTGGCTGCTGCATATCTACCAGactgtttatatttttgtccTGTGGCTCTGACACGTGTGGCTTCGTTTCTTGGCAGGTTTAAACTGGATCCTTCTGTGAATCTCAGCAGCATCCTAGAAAAATGCCCGGCTCAGCTGACAGGAGCAGACATCTACGCGCTGTGCTCGGATGCCATGATGTGCGCCGTCAAACGCAAGGTGGAATGGATCGAGGAAGGTGGGAGCCCGACCCCAGCCCATCCCAGGCGTTGTGGCTGCCCAGCTCAGGGGCAGGGAGAGCGGTTACAGCTGCTGGCAGTAACTGGGCTTCGGGAGAAGAGCCTCGGAGGCTCTGGGGCTGTCTCTGAGCGCTGGGCTGTGGGTTACTGGCAGGCAGTTTCGACGTGTGTGAGCATCTCCACCTCCAGTGCTTGGCCCTGGGGGGAAAGAGAGGCACGGGTTTTCTTTCCAGGCCAATTTCCCTCCCTTGGCAGGAGAGAGGGATGCTGGATCTTGCCAGCCGCCCTAGCGCTTTGctctcagtcttttcccattctCTGTCTCACGCAGGGCTGGACACAGAGAGCTCCGCTCTCATCCTGACCATGGAAGActtcctgcaggctgctgcgAGGCTGCAGCCATCGGTGtctgagcaggagctgctcaggtACAGACACATCCAGCAGAagtttgctgcctgctgacGCTCAGTGCAGGTGGGCCTGGAGGAACCGAGGGGAGGATGCGCTAAAGGTGCGAGAGAACTGGGCTGAAAACAGGCGCCCTGCTGGTGGACCCCGTTTTTTGAGCTGGGCTGAAAAAGTGGCCGTGCAGTTCTGTGTGCAGGCGCTGTTCTGCTCAGCCTCCCCGGGTGGTGGGTTGTGTAGCAATCCCTCAGCTGTAGAGGAGAACCCAGGAACAGGCCAGGGTGACCCCAGGCAGGGGAGAAGCTGAGTCTGGTGAGTGTGGGCAGCACGGGGGTGTCCCAGGACAGCAGAGCGAGGCTAAAACTGGACGCGGTTTGGCAGCGGGACGCGGGCTGGAGGCAGTCACTTGTAGGACGTGAGgcaatgctgctgctgcgggcCTGGCCTTGACATGGTCTCCGTAAATAAATAGAGGTTTCTGCTCCATTGCGGCACTGCCTGGCCTCAGATCTTTGTCCGTGGTGCTCAGGACAGTCCCTGCTACCCCCTGGGAGAACTGGGTGTCCCAGAGGAACCCGCGTCCGGCAGGGAACGGGGAGTGCAGGCACATGGCTGGGGCCACCAACCCTTGTGGGGCttggagaagatgaaggaaaaccttgctgctgcctgcagagggagCCCCGTGCTTCCTGGAGGAGCTGCAACAGGGACAAGTGGCAGCAAGAGAAAACCCCACTAGATACCAGGAAAAACCCCTAGCAGCAAAGAGGTGGGCCTCCAGCCTTGGAAATACTCACCCCAACCCCTGGCTGGAGCAGCCTGGAGCTGCCCCATCTAAGCCAACCTGCGCTGAGCATGAGCTGGACCAGACAGCCCCGAGGCCCTGTCTCACCTCCCTGCCGCACGTGCGCTGCTTCCTGGCCTTTGCCAAGGGTGCCAAATAACTGCCACGCTTGAGTTGTGTGTGTCGGGCAGCTGGCTTTGTGTCTGCCAggtccctgcagctgctcctacAGCTCCGGGGCAGTCCCAGGGTAAAGCAGGGAGCCGTGAGCGCCCCAGCCCCGCGGGGTGTTGGTGCTGCCCACACCAGGACTGCTGCCAGCGGTGTCCCTGTGCCACGTGTGGCTGGTGAGGACCTTATCCTGGTCCAGGCACGTGGTGCGTGACCgccagctgagctgctctggCTCCTGAGCGTGTTCAGGCAGAGCTGGCTGTGACCACACAGTGCTGCTGGATGTGGCCACCACCTCTTCCCCAGGGCGAgcgaggagggggctgcagccgtACCAAGGGATCAGGGCTGAGAGCAGTGTCAGGAAAAGGGGGTTGGAGGGGTGGTGGGGATGTGCAGCCACCCAGGAGCCGGCCCACCCTGGCCACTTGGTGACtggcagcagcaaggagcagagAGAGGGGGGTGAGGCTGTGCCCATGccacccctctgctccccctaAGGTCTGGCAGTCCTTGCCCTGGGTACCCAGATCCCCCATACACGGACACACGGACCACAGGTTCCAGTAGCTCTCACAGGTGCTCTTAATTAACAGGAGGGGGCTCCCAGGCAGCTCGCGGCGatgtccccagccccctgcgTGTCCCCAGAGCCGCTCGGAGCTCTCCGCCGCCACAGTCCCATCTCGGCAGCCCCCTCACGCCGTCTTCTTCACGACGTGGATGAAGTAGCAGGGGATGTGGGCCTGCCCCGGCGTGTAGGGCTGGAAGTCACCCAGGACGCTGTGCTGGCACTTCCCCTGAAAGGCACCCTTCAGCAGCGCCGTGAAGGCCTCCAGCCGGTGCGGGTAGTAAGAGAGCCGAAATTTGCTGCGAGGAGGCAACGGCGgtgaggccggggggggctcggtgcccACCAGGGACCGCCCTGGTGGCCCCCTCTCACCTCAGCTCCGGGGAGGCCCCCGCCTCCGTCGGGGGGACCTGCACGGTGTAGTCCAGGGTCACCATGTGGGCCTTGTTGTTCACCAGCAGCACCGAGGTGGTGATGTCCTTGGTCAAGTCGCTCTGGGGAGCACAGGAAGGgcatggggaaggggctggggaatGGGGTTGGGGCAGAGGGGCGCGGGGTAGGGCAGGGTCGGGCAGACGCCCACCTTGTAGTAGATGTTCTTGCCGGGCGGCGCGCAGCCCGTGGCCAGGATGTGGTCGTAGTTGCGGTGGTCGATGACCAGGACGCCCCCCGGCCGCACCATGCTGGCGATGTTCCTCAGGGCCAGCTTGTGGTCGCTCTGGTCCCCTGCGGAGGGAACCGCGGCGTCCCCAGGCAGGGGTTGTGCCCTCGTACCCCCAGGACCACCGCCACCCCCCTCATTTCACCCGTACACAAATCCttgcaccccccccaccccccagctcTCAGCTCGGGGAACCCACAGCCCCACCCAGGGTATGAGCTCAGGCACGTTCTCAGCCTCGCCGGGGCAGCGCAGGGAACCCACAGCCCCACTTGTGGCACGAGTCTGGGTGTGCCTCCAGCCTTGCCAGGGACGCGACACCGACGCACGCAGCCCCGCCACCCCGGGGCCTGGTGGCCCCGCTCGTGCCATGAACTTGGGCACGTTCCCTGGCGACGCAGCAACACCACCTTGGTTAACCCGCTCGTGCCACGAGTTAGGGAAAGTTCTCAGCCTCCTGGGCTATGAGTAGGGGTAGAGGTGGGTATGTGACCCCTCCCCGAGCCCTCCCACCCCTCCCAGCCTCACCTTTGAAGTCAGGCAGGTGCGCGAAGGAGTTGCCCAGGCAGATGACAGCATCGAACCCGTCCCCTGGCTtctccaggtccttctccagcGTGAGCCAGTTGGCCTCCTCGATGactgcagcgcaggggaacgcGTGAGGgcagctccccaccccccacccccacctcccAACACCACCCTTTCCCCGCGAGCTTCCCCCAACTCACCCCATCGGTCGAAGGGCTCCTCCTTGCGCCGCTCCCAGCGCTCCTTCAGCGCGTACTTGAGCATCTTGTCGCTGGCGTCCACGCTGGTCACCTGGaagccctcctccagcagcatgaTGGAGTCCACCCTGGGGACACGGCTGTCAGGGGGGCGCCCAGGAGGGCTCGGAGGGctttggggagggaaggggggctGCCTCACCCGGTGCCGCAGGCCACGTCGAGCACGGAGCGGCAGCGGTGCTGGCGGAGCAGCGCCAGGAGCCAGCTGCGGTACTCGGCCGTGCGGCTCCGCGTGTCCCCGATGTACAGCTGCCACACGCGGGCCGCCCGCCCGTCCGCGTACTGGTCCGGCAGCCCCTCCGCCGCCACCCCCAGCGACCGCGTCCGGTACACGCTGTCCACCATCCCGCCGCccgctccggctccggctccggccccggctccggtcccggtcccggtcccggccccgctccggccTCGGCCCCGCTCGCAGCGCGCCACTCCCCCCTGTGCCGGGCGCGCCACTCCTCCCGGCGCGCCACTCCCTCGCCACGCCCCCCGCACTCCCCCCGCCGCCAGCCAATCGCCTGCCGCGCCCTTTCCCGCGCCACGCCCCCCGCCGGCCCTCTCGGCCAATCCGCGCCCCCCGCTCCTCCGGCTGCGCGCCACGGCCCGCGGGTGGCGGGGGTCGGGGCCGACGCCTGCGGTGCAGCCAAGCGGGGGGCTGCGGAGTCCaagggggggagccggggggaaCGGAGGGGCTGGAAGCTGTGGGAAGAGGCGGGAGGAGCACGGGAGAAGGGAGGAGTAAGGGAGGAGTAAGGGAGGAGTAAGGGAGGAGTAAGGGAGGAGTAAGGGAGGAGTAAGGGAGGAGTAAGGGAGGAGGAGTACTGCCATGAAAACAGCGCTGAGGGTGTGTGTGACACGCACGAGGTCCTGCGGAAAGCACCGTGAAAAGCTCCTGCGGGCTCAAGTGGGAAGTTAACCCGCCTCTGCGCCTAGGGTGTGTAAGGAGTGCGCTTGTCTTGCTTGATTTCAACCTTGAAGCTTGATTTTGATGCAGCACGTCGGAGGTTGTACGTCTCGATCTGCCCCAAAAGGCACCCGGGGCACTTCGCTCACCCCTGGCGAACTTGGGTCGCTGAGAGGGAGAGGGTTTATGCACGGCTAAGCGCCTTCCGTGGGATGGAGGGAAGCAGCCGAGGGCTACGGGGAGCAAAACAGCCCAGGCACAGGAAATGGTGTTAACCATAATgcaaaaagaatggaaaaaacaaaacaaaacaaacaaacaaaaaaacatgggaAAGTTATACCTgccaaagaccccaaaatacTGATTCAATCAGGGCTAGTTCAATCTACAAGCCTAAGACCTGGGTCCAAATACAGGTTAAACTCCAGGACTCGGCCACATGAGGTGACAGAACAGCAGTGGGACTGCTCACAGCAGGGTGATCGCTGTCCAGTACCCTCCAACAGCCCACCCAGACACCTAGGGGCCAGGCGGAGGCTCCCATGACCGTACAATTTCCATACACTGTGAGCTTTTGACAGTCAGTGTCTGAAACGCACGTCCTGGCGCTGCACAACTGTCAGAGTACAGCACAAATACTTCCAACAGCCCCTCAGTTCACGGTGTGATCTGGCCAACGGCGCCGGCTAGTGGGCCAACAAGCAGTCAAAAACCTAGGATGACCAGAGGGTGGTCGGTTACGTGGAGATGCTGGAAAGCCTGCACAGCCTTCTGTCTCCACAGAGCAAGGACCGCAGGGGTCTTGTATGCAATTTCTGGACCAGCTGGTAGGTGCCCTTTACAGGTAAGTAGATCATGCTGCGGCTTGGGAAGTTTTGTTGAAATGGCTGGCGGTTGAAAATGCTCATGCAGGTTGCCAACGGGTCTTAAAAACTCTGCGACATCCTGCACTTACAGACCTGACAGATGCATGTCAGAGGTGGGCACCAACAGCATCAGGCTAACCCTTTAACGCAGGCTTCTGCGGCTTTCCGTGCTGGATCCTCTGAGTCACAATAACACTTTCGTGGATAAGGCGGTTTTGGCTCCACAGGACCTGCACAGCGCCCTTCCCGTCGCTGTAAACTCCGACATTCCGCTCGGTGAAATGAGATACAGGGCCGAGATGGGCCCCACCATCATCACAACAGCCATCGCCGTCCTTTTAGGTTCCATCAAAATGGACAGCTGCTTGTATTTTAATTACACCGGTAAAAATCAACCTATAGCACAAAATATTAATTCCTCTCTATCAATATATAGAAATAGCACAGCCTGCTGCAACTGTGCCAGCCCGAACATCTTCCACTCCACCAACGTGCCCTCAGCACTCCCCTCAGAGATCTTTATCCACGGTGATTGCGCGTGGGGAGGAACACCCGGGTCCATTCATGAAAGCATccagaaaggaagggagggggtCGATAAACTCAGGCAGGATGGTGAGTGGGGATGGATTAACAattttttgggtggttttgggtTGGGACGCTGGGCTATGCACCTGTTGAAGCTACTCACAGTATCTCTGTTGATTTTcttatgtattttaatacatGTACCGGAAAATGACCGGCCTCTGTACCTAGGGAATATAAAGAAGCACACTCGCCTAATAAAGTTTCGTTTCGTCCTGCACATCGGAGTCCGTACCTCTCAGTCTGCCACAACTGCCCCCTGCCCCGGCTCGCTGGAGCCTACAGGGGCTGGTGAGTCCATGCCAGGGCTGGCCGGGGCCGTGGCCCCACAGTGTGGAGCAAACCCCTTCCCCTTCAGTACTTTTGGGGTGAGCACCATGCCTCGGGGCTCCCAGCCCCCGCCTACAGCTCatcagcagggctgtgggggaGCGGGGCCTCCTCCTGGACACCGTGCTCCTCCAGGGTGGCCCCTGCATCGTGGAGGCTCTCGATGCCCTCgctctgctccttcacagttttcttcttcttcttcccgcTCTTTTTCTTGCTCGGCTTCTCCCCCAAGCTCGCCAAGTCGCCCTTCTTGCCGGTCcatttctctgccaggcagcctgGGGAGAGAAGCAAAGCCCTGAGGGAGAACCGGGTCTCCCCACACCCTCATCAGGCCACCCCGCTCTGCCCTATACGTGCCCGTCACCCCTGGGAGCAGCCAAGACTTACTCGCATCCTTCCCTTTTAGCACGTGGTCAGCACAGAGAAACTGGGAGAGATCCTCTGTCTGGTGGTGCCTGTACCAGTCCTCGATCACGTCTTCGTACTCCTCCACCAGCACGTCGCACTAGCAGAGAAAGGAGAGCCTAGATCCCAGCACGGGGGGTGGGAGCAGGGTGCCAGGTCCTGCCAGCACCCACAGATCCTCCCCCAGCCTGCAGAGCCGCAGCGGGCTGCCCCCGGCGGGCAGGTACCTGCTTTTTGAGGTCGGCCACCTCGGCGGAGGTCTCGTTCCACAGCTCGTAGGGGATGTCCATCACCACCTTGACGCCCTTGTGCACCAGGTTGTGCAGGGTCTCAAAGGTTTCCGACATGCCCTGCAGGGGAAGAGAGCCACCCCGTGAGGTGACGttccctgcccagctcctgctctgtcCCCAGAGTGCTGCCCGGGGTACAGACAGGCACAGGGTGTGTATCTCCCTCCCCAGACCCAATTTCTGAGGCCTCATGTGCAGATGGCTGGCTAGGGACCCAGAGGACAGGAAGAATGAACCACAGTTCAGTGCCCCAGTAGCGTGCAGGGAGGCGAGGGACTGAAGGGCCGCCCCCACCTTTGCAAATCTGTTGCTGCCGCTCCTCTCCTTGTGCAGGTTGTAATCCAGCAGCCTCTTGCAGATGTTCTCCGTCACCTCGATGAGCCGGATGTCCCTGCACAgacaggagggaggggaagggctcAGTGCTGCTCCCCAGGAACAGCCAGGGTGTGGGGCTGAGCCTTTCTGGAGCAGGAGACGCATTTCCCAGGCCATGCTGCCCACGCTGCCAAGCCCTGGTGCATTTTAGGCCCGTGCAGCCTACCTGCTGGCTCAGCAaggccccagctctgcaggcaccAAATGCAGCAGGAGCCCCTGCCCCGCTCTCACTTACGACTGCGTGTACTTGACGGCGGAGCCCTTCCCATCCAGGAAGCCATACTTGGTGTCGATCACCTCCTTGGTCTTGCCGGTCTCCTCAAAAGCAGATTTCAGCTCCAGCGCCACGTACTTGCACACTGCGGGGCGGAAAGCACAGGCGGGTTGGAGGCTTTCGGGGCTCCCGGGGAACGGGACTGCTTGGGGAATGAGAGCTGGGAGAAGGGCTGGATGGAGATGTGAGCAGAGCCGACATCATTTGTGtccaaaaaagcaaacagcagcacctcagctgGTTGTGCTGAGATCCCCTGAAGCGAGGGGAAGACCCAAATCAGACCCAAATCCCTGTGCTAACGTTAGGGAGGCCGAGTTCCACCTGCGGGAGCCCTTCAGAGCCACATTGGGCAGCCACCCACGGCCTCATTTTTGAGGAtgatgatgaggaggaggatgaggctGAGGAGAAGGATGAGGAGGAAGGCTCCTCGTGCACCACAGCAGCCCCACGGCAcatcccaccccctccccacagcACCGAGGCCTCCCCCCCCCGAGGGGGCCGTGTGAGGGCAGGGCCCAACCGCCCCCCCCTttaccccctaacccccccccccccccattttccctCAGGCGGCCGCAGCGCTTTATTTCCTCAGCGCCTccccctcgcagcccccccccccgtccccgctcACCCTCGCACTTGCTGGGCAGCCGCACCCAGTCCGAGTcgtcgccgcccgccgccgccagcagcaggaggaggaggaggagcgcgGCGGGGCCCTCGGCCGCCACAGCCGCCGCCACAGCCGCCATGGCTCCGCTTCCGGGGCCACGCATCCGGCCGCGCCTCGCCCCGGTAACCACGGCAACCGCCAATCCGAGCGGGCTGCGTGGCGCGCCCGGCCAATCGCAGCCCGCGCGCCACGACAAGCCCCGCCCACCGCCTGCCCCCGGGATGGAGGGGCCCCAAGTGTGGGCAGTGCCCTTacctccccccccacacacccacccaccctccccatccccagattttggggtcccccccctgcagcagcggggaccccgctcccctcccaaCCCCCCCAGCCTTGAAGGGGGCTCTCCGTGCTTgcagcaccgggggggctcCTCGCTGCCCGTCCCGTGGGGGCGCCCCCAGACCCAgcagggtgctgcccccccccccccccccccaggcactcACCCCTGGGCCATGATGGCTGAGGTGAGGAGGGCGTCGAGGAGCGCCACCTTCAGCAGCACCACTCGGGCGGCCGCCAGCAGGGCGGCGGAGCCACAGGCACGAGGCCCTGGAAGAGGGGAGGCCAACGTAGCTCCCACAGGAGGCCGGGGGGCCGCACCGTCCCCACACGGCCTCCAGAAGTGCGGCGAGGCTGGGCGGGTGGCCtccaggctgggggggctgtgggattCCTGGGGTCTCACATGGCATCCATCTCCAGCCTCCATCCATGGATTTCAACCCCAGCCTCCATCCTGGGTCTCCATCCCCAGCTTCCAACCCCAGTCTCTGTCCCAGACCTCCATCTCCAGCCTCCAAAccccagcctccatctccaGCCTCTATCCCAGGCCTCCACCCCAATCCTTCATCTCCAGCCTCCAACccctgcctccatccccagcTTTCAACCCCAGTCTCTATCCCATACCTCCATCTCCAGCCTCCAAACTCCAGCTTCCAAccccagcctccatctccaGCCTTCAACCCCAGCCTATATCCTGGGCCTCCATCACCAGCTTCCAACCCCAGTGTCCAACCCCAGTCTCCATCCCTGGCTTCCAACCCCAACCTCCATCCCCAGTCTCCATTTCCAGCCTTCATCTCCAGCCTCTATTCTGGGCCTCCATCTCCAGCTTCCAACCCCAGCCTCCACACCAAAACGTTCACCATCCCCACCAGAACCCAGTTTAACGccccctcaccccctccccagtccatccccaccccaacctccatccccaccccagcctccagcctccCAGCGGGGTTTCCTCCCTGTCGGTGAATTTTTGGGCCACCACCGGGGCCGGGCACTCACCGATCACGGTGCtggggcacagctctgcctcctCACCTCTGCCTGCGGGAcggggagcagctggggaggtggCTGCAGGTGCACATTGGGGCCGGCCACAAACCCCTTCCTGCGCCCCAAACCGAGGGCAACGTTCGCCCGCGGGGCCTCGCACCTGCACCCCACCATCACGGGAGCCTCGTTCGGCCCCGTTCCCACCGAGCCGGGCAGCGGGGACACCCTACCTGTGACGGGGACGGGGCTGGAGCTGCGTGCCGGAGCGGTGCTGTTGGGCCCCACGTGGCAAGCCAGCAGCCCACCCTGCAGGGGGCTTTCGGGGAGGATGGAGACGGCGCAGACGGTGCCGCCGTCCTCCGGCGAGGCCCCGTAGGTGAAGGACTGCAGGGCGCTGCCGTTCCCGCTGGAGATCCAGACGGCGTCTCCGGAGCCGGGCGGCACGTCGCTCACCACGCACACCACCAGCTGCCGGCGCTGCCCGTCCACCACCATGGTCAACGGCGGCGCCAGGGTGGGCACGGAGGCTCCGGAGGCTGCGTGGAGGCGGGGTGGGACCGTGGCTAAGCGCTGGGGTCCCCTCACCCTTGGCACCTCGCCGTGGATGACCACCATCTTGCTCCGGTGCTATGGGTGGAGGACCCGCCACCCTTGTGCCTTGTCCCCCCAGTACTCACGGGGCAGGAGAGGGAGCAGGGTGGAGGCCAGCAGCATGCGGAGCACCTCCatggcagcaacagcagcaataggaccagcagcagcagcagcaggaggagcagcaccagcagcaggagcagggctcagcccctcGCCACCTCCACCTGCCCCTCGCACCTCCCAGCCCCCGGGGGAGGAGGCTGCGAGGCTGGGGCAGGCTCCGCCGTGGTcccgccccccccttccccgccCCT is drawn from Anas platyrhynchos isolate ZD024472 breed Pekin duck chromosome 3, IASCAAS_PekinDuck_T2T, whole genome shotgun sequence and contains these coding sequences:
- the GNMT gene encoding glycine N-methyltransferase, which encodes MVDSVYRTRSLGVAAEGLPDQYADGRAARVWQLYIGDTRSRTAEYRSWLLALLRQHRCRSVLDVACGTGVDSIMLLEEGFQVTSVDASDKMLKYALKERWERRKEEPFDRWVIEEANWLTLEKDLEKPGDGFDAVICLGNSFAHLPDFKGDQSDHKLALRNIASMVRPGGVLVIDHRNYDHILATGCAPPGKNIYYKSDLTKDITTSVLLVNNKAHMVTLDYTVQVPPTEAGASPELSKFRLSYYPHRLEAFTALLKGAFQGKCQHSVLGDFQPYTPGQAHIPCYFIHVVKKTA
- the CNPY3 gene encoding protein canopy homolog 3 isoform X2 encodes the protein MEVLRMLLASTLLPLLPPSGASVPTLAPPLTMVVDGQRRQLVVCVVSDVPPGSGDAVWISSGNGSALQSFTYGASPEDGGTVCAVSILPESPLQGGLLACHVGPNSTAPARSSSPVPVTVCKYVALELKSAFEETGKTKEVIDTKYGFLDGKGSAVKYTQSDIRLIEVTENICKRLLDYNLHKERSGSNRFAKGMSETFETLHNLVHKGVKVVMDIPYELWNETSAEVADLKKQCDVLVEEYEDVIEDWYRHHQTEDLSQFLCADHVLKGKDASCLAEKWTGKKGDLASLGEKPSKKKSGKKKKKTVKEQSEGIESLHDAGATLEEHGVQEEAPLPHSPADEL
- the CNPY3 gene encoding protein canopy homolog 3 isoform X1, with translation MRGPGSGAMAAVAAAVAAEGPAALLLLLLLLAAAGGDDSDWVRLPSKCEVCKYVALELKSAFEETGKTKEVIDTKYGFLDGKGSAVKYTQSDIRLIEVTENICKRLLDYNLHKERSGSNRFAKGMSETFETLHNLVHKGVKVVMDIPYELWNETSAEVADLKKQCDVLVEEYEDVIEDWYRHHQTEDLSQFLCADHVLKGKDASCLAEKWTGKKGDLASLGEKPSKKKSGKKKKKTVKEQSEGIESLHDAGATLEEHGVQEEAPLPHSPADEL